The following are from one region of the Oryzias latipes chromosome 12, ASM223467v1 genome:
- the dpm2 gene encoding dolichol phosphate-mannose biosynthesis regulatory protein — translation MTIRGSLTGSLTGLQKNDRNVFSSRECGQNGRLATGVDQAVGMGLVLFSLALFSYYSVWVVVLPFMDGDHMLQQYFLPREYSVILPGIAAVVLLLMIGAFTAAVVWMNHKPKKVD, via the exons ATGACGATCCGCGGGTCCCTAACCGGGTCCCTAACCGGCCTTCAGAAGAACGACAGGAATGTTTTCTCCTCACGGGAATGCGGACAAAACGGACGTTTG GCCACTGGAGTGGATCAGGCTGTCGGCATgggtctggttctgttcagcCTGGCTCTGTTTTCGTACTACTCTGTGTGGGTCGTGGTTCTG CCGTTCATGGACGGTGACCACATGCTGCAGCAGTACTTCCTTCCTCGTGAGTACTCTGTCATCCTGCCGGGCATTGCAGCAGTGGTTTTGCTCCTCATGATAG GGGCTTTCACAGCAGCTGTTGTGTGGATGAATCACAAGCCAAAGAAAGTGGATTAG
- the LOC101158678 gene encoding proteasome subunit beta type-7, which translates to MLQSLNPCQEKSGGFCFENSRRNAVLESSLSDVSSKAPRARKTGTTIAGIVYKDGVILGADTRATDDMVVADKNCRKIHHIAPQIYCCGAGVAADAEIATQMMASNVELHTLNTGRPPLVAMVTRQLKQMLFRYQGHMGSSVIVGGVDVTGAHLYSVYPHGSYDKLPFLTMGSGAAAAVSVFEDRFKANMELDEAKRLVRDAITAGIFCDLGSGSNVDLCVITAAGAEYLRGYDRPAGKGKREGQYRYKPGTTPVLTKTQTPLSLDVVDATVQMMDTE; encoded by the exons ATGCTTCAGAGTTTAAATCCCTGTCAGGAGAAAAGTGGAggtttctgctttgaaaacagCCGGAG GAACGCTGTGCTGGAGTCCAGTTTGTCCGATGTCAGCTCCAAAGCTCCTCGCGCCAGGAAGACGGGGACCACCATCGCTGGGATTGTGTACAAG GATGGAGTGATCCTGGGAGCCGACACCAGAGCTACTGATGACATGGTAGTGGCGGACAAAAACTGCAGGAAGATTCACCACATCGCTCCCCAAATCTA CTGCTGCGGGGCCGGTGTGGCTGCAGACGCAGAGATTGCAACTCAGATGATGGCGTCCAATGTTGAGCTCCACACACTCAACACAGGCCGACCCCCCCTTGTCGCCATGGTAACGAGACAACTGAAACAGATGCTGTTCAG ATACCAGGGCCACATGGGTTCTTCAGTGATTGTTGGAGGGGTGGATGTGACTGGAGCTCACCTGTACAGTGTTTATCCGCATGGTTCCTATGACAAACTTCCTTTCCTCACGATGG GATccggagctgctgctgctgtttctgtgtttgAGGACAGATTCAAAGCAAACATGGAG CTGGATGAAGCGAAGAGGCTGGTAAGAGACGCCATCACTGCCGGGATCTTCTGTGATTTGGGCTCGGGCAGCAACGTGGATTTGTGCGTCATCACCGCGGCCGGAGCAGAGTACCTACGAGGTTACGACAGGCCAGCAGGGAAGGGGAAAAG AGAGGGACAGTACAGGTACAAGCCGGGAACTACGCCtgtcctgaccaaaacccaaACTCCTCTCAGTCTGGACGTGGTCGACGCAACTGTTCAGATGATGGACactgaataa
- the LOC110014793 gene encoding histone H3.3: MDPSAFHSRRKGRAPRRRPPSAQSPSSKASPSKRRRAAAKTPPSPPKKKRRFRVGTRALMEIRKYQKSTDLLISKRPFSRLVREICVQFSRDDLRWQVYALMALQEAAEAFLVLLFSDANLCAIHAKRVTLFPRDIQLARRIRGVDNL, from the exons ATGGATCCCAGTGCGTTCCATAGCCGCCGGAAAGGCCGAGCGCCGCGCCGTCGCCCCCCATCCGCTCAGTCCCCCTCCTCAAAAGCCTCGCCATCAAAGAGACGGCGTGCAGCTGCAA AGACGCCTCCTTCACCCCccaagaagaagaggaggttcAGAGTCGGAACCCGGGCTCTAATGGAGATCCGCAAGTACCAGAAGAGCACCGACCTTCTGATCAGCAAGCGACCTTTCTCCCGACTG gTTCGTGAGATTTGCGTCCAGTTTTCCCGAGATGATCTACGATGGCAGGTTTACGCTCTGATGGCGCTGCAGGAG GCTGCAGAGGCCTTCCTCGTCCTGCTTTTTTCTGATGCCAACCTGTGTGCCATCCACGCCAAAAGAGTGACGCTGTTTCCACGCGACATTCAGCTGGCCAGGAGGATCCGCGGCGTGGACAACCTCTGA